From one Drosophila subpulchrella strain 33 F10 #4 breed RU33 chromosome 3L, RU_Dsub_v1.1 Primary Assembly, whole genome shotgun sequence genomic stretch:
- the LOC119552700 gene encoding tyrosine-protein phosphatase non-receptor type 4, whose product MFERFRLSNLTRTFRQRGGGPELARDKKNPLRLQCVTVLFLDDITHTFRIEKRAKGSELLNQVFKYLELSERDYFGLLFPQKPGDVVRWVDAQKQFKKQCSSVSLDNDAVPLLEFRVKFFVSDPSRLQEEFTRYQFYLQIKRHILLGKLPCSSNTQCLLASYTVQSELGDFNATEHQPGYLSGMQLLCDQTTEAERKVGELHKLHRGQLPADAEYNYLEHAKRLELYGIDLHKATDSNGKELQLGVSAVGLLVFQHSLRVNTFSWSKMVKVSFKRKDFFIQLRREPSENYDTLLGFAMSSHKHAKALWKSCVEHHSFFRLKRPHRLSRFLNISLGSKFYYSGRTELQAVQESKQRGRIHKVFVRSPSKRLLGASGVCGTSGSSGGTPMLQHSGSESATSHNNGKLATGGTILTITKTSRPHDNKVTSKEADSMPRKAWEQQSDEYDIQLDVGFIEQCTRRFESTSPSPMPPAYSSGQHSPLLLPTTIADAVGQQQPESGSDLITIRLQADEQGRYGFNVKGGVDLSLPVQVSKVVPHTPADRCTPRVCEGDEVLMINGRDVHGLRHEQVVAMIRDCRHQASGELLLTVRPQRSAPLLLEEEPLYQYVPESDEIGSHSNLLDGDALFTQSLLLLSDGLASGALLAQYELMYRKNPDLAITEARKPANAPKNRYRDISPYDCTRVSLVNSLTGDYINANYVNMEIPGGAVNRYIATQGPLASTTTDFWRMVQQESSHLLVMLTTVMESGRQKCHQYWPVTGEELHMAEGFSVRCLSEKPDETGSFVFREFVLKDKHEQRHIHHMQYLAWPDHCVPSDPNLFLEFTERVRAARNRTLLQEIEESLKQVRLMDADADADENGGLMRERKCAASNGATPEDETPVSTSVHQCISAANPPVIVHCSAGIGRTGVLILMDTALALMEAREPVYPLDIVRTMRDQRACMVQNVSQYRFVCECICAAYMKISRSSAAINDDED is encoded by the exons ATGTTTGAGCGCTTCCGACTGAGCAACCTGACCAGAACCTTTCGCCAGAGAGGAGGCGGCCCAGAACTGGCGCGCGACAAGAAGAACCCGCTTCGGCTGCAATGCGTCACCGTCCTTTTCCTAGATGACATCACGCACACCTTTCGGATCGAG AAACGTGCGAAAGGATCTGAACTCTTGAATCAGGTCTTTAAATATCTCGAGCTATCCGAAAGGGACTACTTTGGTTTACTATTTCCGCAGAAGCCGGGTGACGTTGTG AGATGGGTGGATGCCCAGAAGCAGTTCAAGAAGCAATGCAGCAGCGTTTCGCTCGACAACGATGCCGTTCCATTATTAGAATTTAGGGTTAAG TTCTTTGTAAGCGATCCCAGCCGACTGCAGGAGGAGTTCACTCGCTACCAGTTCTATCTGCAGATCAAGCGCCACATTCTGCTGGGCAAGCTGCCATGCTCCAGCAACACCCAGTGCCTGCTTGCCAGCTACACGGTGCAAT CCGAGTTGGGCGACTTCAATGCGACGGAACACCAGCCGGGCTATTTGAGCGGGATGCAGCTGCTCTGCGACCAGACGACCGAGGCGGAGCGAAAGGTGGGAGAACTGCACAAGCTGCACCGCGGCCAGCTGCCGGCAGACGCGGAGTACAACTACCTGGAGCACGCCAAGCGACTGGAGCTGTATGGGATTGACCTGCACAAGGCCACCGACTCCAATGGCAAGGAGCTGCAGCTGGGCGTGTCGGCGGTGGGACTGCTCGTCTTCCAGCACTCGCTGCGGGTCAACACCTTCTCGTGGAGCAAGATGGTCAAGGTGTCGTTCAAACGCAAGGACTTCTTCATCCAGCTGCGACGCGAGCCCAGCGAGAACTATGACACTCTGCTGGGATTCGCAATGAGCAGCCACAAGCACGCCAAAGCGCTGTGGAAGTCCTGCGTGGAGCACCACAGCTTCTTCCGCCTGAAGCGGCCACATCGCCTCTCGCGCTTCCTTAACATCAGCCTGGGTAGCAAGTTCTACTACTCTGGGCGCACGGAGCTTCAGGCGGTTCAGGAGTCCAAGCAACGCGGTCGCATCCACAAGGTTTTTGTGCGCTCTCCCAGCAAGCGGCTCCTGGGAGCGTCTGGTGTATGCGGAACATCAGGCTCCTCGGGCGGAACTCCGATGCTGCAGCACAGCGGCTCCGAGAGCGCCACCTCCCACAACAACGGCAAGTTGGCCACCGGAGGCACCATTCTTACCATCACCAAGACGAGCCGCCCCCACGACAATAAGGTCACCTCCAAAGAGGCGGACTCGATGCCGCGAAAGGCCTGGGAGCAGCAGAGCGACGAGTACGACATCCAGCT CGATGTGGGCTTCATTGAGCAGTGCACCCGTCGCTTCGAGTCTACCTCGCCATCGCCCATGCCGCCCGCATACAGCTCCGGCCAGCACAGTCCACTCCTGCTGCCCACGACCATCGCGGACGCAGTGGGTCAGCAGCAGCCGGAGAGCGGCAGCGACCTAATCACCATACGTTTGCAGGCTGACGAGCAGGGACGCTATGGTTTCAACGTGAAGGGAGGAGTGGATTTAAGCCTGCCCGTCCAGGTTTCCAAAGTGGTGCCCCATACGCCCGCCGATCGCTGCACTCCGCGTGTTTGCGAGGGCGACGAGGTGCTCATGATTAATGGACGGGATGTGCACGGCCTGCGGCACGAGCAGGTGGTGGCCATGATTCGCGACTGCCGTCACCAGGCCAGCGGTGAACTGCTGCTGACGGTGCGTCCGCAGCGCTCGGCGCCTCTGCTCCTGGAGGAGGAACCGCTGTACCAGTACGTTCCGGAGAGCGACGAGATCGGCTCGCACTCCAATCTGCTCGATGGCGATGCTCTGTTCACTCAGAGCCTGCTGTTGCTCAGCGACGGACTGGCCTCGGGCGCCCTGCTGGCCCAGTACGAGCTCATGTACAGGAAGAACCCGGATCTGGCCATCACCGAAGCTCGCAAGCCGGCCAATGCACCCAAGAACCGATATCGAGACATATCGCCAT ATGACTGCACGCGGGTTTCTCTGGTCAACTCGCTAACTGGCGACTACATCAACGCCAACTACGTGAACATGGAGATTCCCGGCGGAGCGGTGAACCGGTATATCGCCACCCAGGGACCGCTGGCCAGCACCACAACAGACTTTTGGCGCATGGTGCAGCAGGAGAGCAGCCATCTCCTGGTGATGCTGACGACAGTGATGGAGTCTGGTCGCCAAAAGTGCCATCAGTATTGGCCGGTGACCGGCGAAGAGCTTCACATGGCGGAGGGATTCTCGGTGCGCTGCCTCAGCGAGAAACCGGACGAGACGGGTAGCTTTGTCTTTCGCGAGTTTGTGCTAAAGGACAAGCACGAACAGCGGCACATCCACCACATGCAGTACCTGGCCTGGCCGGACCACTGTGTGCCCTCCGATCCCAACCTTTTTCTGGAGTTCACGGAGCGCGTGCGCGCCGCCCGGAACCGCACGCTTCTCCAGGAGATCGAGGAGAGCCTGAAGCAGGTGCGCCTAATGGACGCCGATGCGGATGCCGACGAGAATGGTGGCCTTATGCGGGAACGCAAGTGCGCGGCGAGCAACGGAGCCACGCCGGAGGACGAGACGCCCGTCTCGACGAGCGTCCATCA GTGCATCAGTGCCGCCAATCCACCTGTGATCGTCCACTGCTCGGCGGGAATCGGACGCACTGGAGTGCTCATACTGATGGACACTGCGCTGGCCTTGATGGAGGCTCGTGAGCCGGTGTATCCCTTGGACATTGTGCGCACCATGCGCGATCAGCGTGCCTGCATGGTGCAGAATGTG AGCCAGTACCGCTTCGTGTGCGAGTGCATCTGCGCCGCCTACATGAAGATCTCGCGCAGCAGTGCCGCCATCAACGACGACGAGGATTAG
- the LOC119552716 gene encoding RING-box protein 1B, with translation MAEDMEVEETEDFHDLDFNDDEASGSGGAGAGPSGSGQAREERFVVKKWVAHALWSWDVAVDNCAICRNHIMNLCIECQADPNANQDECTVAWGECNHAFHYHCIARWLKTRLVCPLDNKEWVYQKYGH, from the coding sequence ATGGCTGAGGACATGGAGGTTGAGGAGACGGAGGACTTCCATGATCTGGACTTTAACGACGACGAGGCATCCGGTAGCgggggagcaggagcaggGCCAAGTGGAAGTGGCCAGGCCAGGGAGGagcgcttcgtggtgaagaaGTGGGTGGCACACGCCTTGTGGTCGTGGGACGTGGCAGTGGACAACTGCGCCATCTGCCGCAACCACATCATGAACCTGTGCATCGAGTGCCAGGCGGATCCGAATGCGAACCAGGACGAGTGCACGGTGGCCTGGGGCGAGTGCAACCACGCCTTCCACTACCACTGCATCGCGCGCTGGCTGAAGACGCGGCTCGTCTGTCCGCTGGACAACAAGGAGTGGGTCTACCAGAAGTACGGCCACTAG
- the LOC119555420 gene encoding uncharacterized protein LOC119555420 produces MIREIVIQLLYGTAILTTIIVAPLVTLQTQLVSRERPTASFLYPGIVVTAIVSLMLTILAMSPYLMLPSRLLAKHPKKVFLAIMPWVLVCVIKFALNVKLQLRAISHVATGSNSNSLVFALGSYCGIFGLAVEQMLHWSVIYHLMTEGVETTVSNFRWPRRIY; encoded by the coding sequence ATGATTCGCGAGATCGTGATCCAGCTGCTCTACGGAACGGCGATTTTGACAACGATTATAGTGGCTCCTCTGGTCACGTTGCAAACGCAGCTGGTCTCAAGAGAGAGGCCCACCGCGAGTTTCCTCTACCCGGGTATCGTGGTCACCGCTATCGTGTCCCTGATGCTGACCATCCTGGCGATGTCGCCTTATTTGATGTTACCGTCGCGCTTGCTAGCGAAGCACCCGAAGAAAGTCTTTCTGGCCATTATGCCCTGGGTCCTGGTTTGCGTTATTAAGTTCGCGCTCAACGTAAAGTTACAACTCAGGGCGATCTCCCACGTGGCGACGGGAAGCAACTCGAACAGCTTGGTCTTCGCCCTGGGCTCCTACTGCGGCATCTTTGGCCTGGCCGTGGAACAGATGCTTCACTGGAGCGTCATCTACCACTTGATGACCGAGGGCGTCGAAACGACCGTCTCCAACTTCCGCTGGCCGAGGCGCATATATTAA
- the LOC119552710 gene encoding zinc finger protein 346, translating into MSSPGFMSGFHIPHLAPGATPYDPMDATCDESPPPSEISTGSRLVAPGKLTANPNSGSPRAPMKRKAEPMEEDSSEADSKLVLFPGRDESYPEELNRLIGPLHCELCKVQVTSRKCARDHYESKAHDRHISAWLAKNYTEAGLQAPPVKRLAKQGPTGPNAFHCDLCDLDLTSSMHARQHYLGRKHKLVEQRISKPSGAGHYDAAGKWVRTGSKIEGEGVNPSDGRHGIGSLFLKAENSAQDAPAEEVPPPESPIKSDDKERTCSLCKIVVTSAPQMQIHLAGARHQKNMKAAGQDQSAESGDVTLPEAPPAPAEKLSPQELAMYRTPIGQYYCQPCNMMMNHVTTLQQHLIGKKHLKTAKNLSQTEKTA; encoded by the coding sequence ATGAGCTCCCCTGGATTCATGAGTGGCTTCCACATTCCGCACTTGGCGCCGGGGGCAACTCCATATGATCCCATGGACGCAACTTGTGACGAATCACCGCCACCGTCGGAAATTTCTACCGGGAGCCGTCTGGTGGCGCCTGGAAAACTAACGGCCAATCCGAATTCTGGTTCCCCGAGAGCACCCATGAAACGGAAGGCTGAGCCGATGGAGGAGGACTCTTCGGAGGCGGACAGCAAGCTGGTCTTGTTTCCCGGGCGTGACGAGAGTTATCCGGAGGAACTGAACCGTCTGATTGGCCCGCTGCACTGCGAGCTGTGTAAGGTGCAGGTGACGTCCCGGAAGTGCGCCCGGGATCACTACGAGTCGAAGGCCCACGACCGCCACATCAGCGCCTGGCTGGCCAAGAACTACACGGAGGCGGGTCTGCAGGCTCCGCCGGTGAAACGCCTGGCCAAGCAGGGACCCACCGGTCCCAATGCCTTCCACTGCGATCTGTGCGACCTGGATCTCACCTCCTCCATGCACGCCCGCCAGCACTACCTGGGCCGTAAGCACAAGCTGGTGGAGCAGCGCATCTCGAAGCCCTCGGGAGCCGGCCACTACGATGCAGCCGGCAAGTGGGTGCGCACGGGCAGCAAGATCGAGGGGGAAGGAGTGAACCCCTCTGATGGGCGCCATGGCATCGGAAGTCTGTTCCTCAAGGCGGAGAACTCGGCCCAAGATGCACCAGCTGAGGAAGTACCTCCTCCGGAGAGCCCAATTAAGTCGGACGACAAGGAGCGCACTTGCAGCCTGTGCAAAATAGTGGTTACCTCGGCTCCCCAAATGCAGATCCACTTGGCGGGGGCCAGGCACCAGAAGAACATGAAAGCTGCTGGCCAGGATCAGTCAGCAGAATCAGGAGATGTCACTCTTCCGGAGGCGCCTCCGGCTCCAGCCGAGAAGCTAAGCCCTCAGGAACTGGCCATGTATCGCACACCAATTGGCCAGTACTACTGCCAGCCCTGCAACATGATGATGAATCACGTTACTACCTTGCAACAGCACCTCATCGGCAAGAAGCACCTAAAGACGGCGAAAAACCTTTCCCAGACCGAAAAGACCGCTTAA
- the LOC119552697 gene encoding uncharacterized protein LOC119552697, whose product MSDAAYPGFYGNQLHLLPLSHPHPPHQHQDLSLSTPVHSLEQDSTFGGFFDDELVIGSGSSAANATASGTSVWLPDGAIRSPEAAAVDALPSLGIPFVQIHTTDLQQQPEKSYRNAFRRRTAEIKSEAELIKSELAEAAAKERLNATPTPPTRNSSCASVEGKAMVQDNPPLILRCPNCPFLSLCQVRLQQHLHLANCYMEQQRSQCPGCSNIFYSSESLTMHLSLDHQMEENEALALVSGKPNEAQSKKQTQMPQNQNRPKSRIFIKSVDCLREPLPDFPPLMPDSGSTGNILDLLEGVAVGASPSEQTMPPAPAASVPAPPPKPSQKISIKSVDVLREPALLPFDFQLQNHPLITDNSLLDVPVVGVEPEKPRQPKIYIRNVDILKEPMVLPSALPSMGFNGSMPAVVDPEQIGLAVGADGDVFQTEALLTPTCPLPGFEPSLAPLAQMCSDVFPFDSVLNGNGGPVSSLENTRFSALDLDFGVDFVSDETPPPPPLPPPLNDQLTAMEPQPVQLEHYLPPTAPIPTKQKIFIKNVDILKAPQRGTLHLRTVDELNLMNRTEVEHLIVPNLEPMAMTMMELPSVEQTPLELDSQLERPPQTLGEFQPSISGSWPSEDGYDLAEDLECWPWMEEAVPEAGLGLPTPCELGEAPPLEGLEQAAEDLLVKDFSQSYAPPTEDSPSAGEAASGGGAVPPLVPVTSSGGTTSVAQSGPVCSLPVPPLVPLAGESTAAAEKPARIYVANNLLPTALDPPLLGGGTSVRGRPYGAKHSGGTAAKRKPPQGPNQVPEGGKCLVEGCMFRFKSPATLEYHGRCHNGALSSTQPMVCPECKSSNFSNWNCLHTHLWRTHQIDMELYSCQLCSFKTPIYSRLVNTHAKIHSEERNYKCEQCGKGFKNTKQLKNHRRLHRTQGLGMGKPLNEQIFPGAEANPVVMHRCEDCGAAFKQKKTLREHLCKERNEQLECPECQRVFGSKSSLRLHLRSHQEQKRFRCDACDHEASDHNAFRRHLATHKERKRYSCPHCDFRAIQSTAFRIHLEKRHPDQELSTIIYKCDQCSFTSINQGLLQVHQAKHEATNHSQAIAPASVAVQAANQSQIKVESSLVLAHSSTNVVKEVILGQANVLQAT is encoded by the exons ATGAGCGATGCGGCCTACCCGGGATTCTACGGCAACCAG CTGCACTTGCTCCCGCTGTCGCATCCGCACCCTCCCCACCAGCACCAGGATCTGTCGCTCTCCACGCCGGTGCACTCCCTGGAGCAGGACTCCACCTTTGGGGGCTTCTTCGACGACGAGCTGGTCATCGGATCGGGATCCTCAGCTGCCAATGCCACCGCCTCCGGAACTTCGGTTTGGCTGCCCGATGGCGCCATCCGATCCCCAGAAGCGGCGGCGGTGGACGCGCTGCCCAGTCTTGGCATTCCCTTTGTCCAGATCCATACCACGGATttgcagcagcagccggaGAAGAGCTACCGCAATGCCTTTCGGCGGCGCACCGCGGAAATCAAGTCGGAGGCGGAACTGATCAAATCAGAACTGGCGGAGGCGGCGGCCAAGGAGCGCCtgaatgccacgcccacgccaCCCACTCGGAACTCCAGCTGCGCCAGTGTGGAGGGCAAGGCGATGGTGCAGGACAACCCACCTCTAATCCTGCGCTGCCCCAACTGCCCGTTCCTGAGCCTCTGCCAGGTGCGCCTCCAACAACATCTTCACCTGGCCAACTGTTACATGGAGCAGCAGAGGAGCCAGTGTCCAG GATGCTCGAACATCTTCTATAGCAGCGAATCCCTTACCATGCACCTCAGCTTGGACCACCAAATGGAGGAGAACGAGGCACTAGCTCTGGTGAGCGGAAAACCCAACGAAGCGCAGAGCAAAAAGCAGACACAGATGCCACAGAACCAAAACAGACCCAAGAGTCGCATCTTCATAAAGAGCGTGGACTGCCTGCGGGAGCCACTGCCGGATTTCCCGCCCCTAATGCCGGATAGCGGGTCGACGGGTAACATCCTGGACCTGTTGGAGGGAGTGGCGGTGGGTGCATCACCCAGTGAACAGACCATGCCGCCAGCTCCTGCTGCCAGCGTACCCGCTCCGCCGCCAAAGCCCAGCCAGAAGATCTCCATCAAGAGCGTGGACGTGCTCAGGGAGCCCGCCTTGCTGCCATTCGACTTCCAGCTGCAGAATCATCCGCTCATTACGGACAACAGCCTCCTCGATGTTCCAGTCGTGGGAGTGGAGCCGGAGAAACCGCGTCAGCCGAAGATTTACATCCGCAATGTGGACATCCTCAAGGAACCAATGGTTCTGCCCTCCGCTCTACCCAGCATGGGATTCAACGGGAGCATGCCTGCGGTAGTGGACCCCGAACAAATTGGACTAGCTGTAGGAGCAGATGGTGACGTTTTCCAGACAGAGGCACTGCTCACGCCGACTTGCCCGCTGCCTGGATTCGAGCCCAGCCTCGCTCCGCTGGCCCAGATGTGTTCCGACGTCTTTCCCTTCGATTCTGTGCTGAATGGCAATGGAGGACCTGTCTCCAGCCTTGAAAACACACGCTTCAGTGCCTTGGACCTAGATTTTGGCGTGGATTTCGTATCGGATGAGACCCCGCCGCCTCCTCCACTACCGCCTCCTCTCAATGATCAACTGACGGCAATGGAGCCACAACCTGTGCAGCTGGAGCACTACTTGCCTCCGACTGCTCCCATTCCCACCAAACAAAAGATCTTTATTAAAAACGTGGACATTTTGAAGGCACCGCAGAGGGGCACCTTGCACCTGCGAACCGTGGACGAACTAAACTTGATGAATCGCACTGAAGTGGAACACTTGATCGTGCCCAATCTGGAACCGATGGCCATGACCATGATGGAACTGCCGTCCGTGGAGCAGACACCTCTGGAGCTGGATTCTCAGCTGGAAAGGCCACCGCAAACGCTGGGCGAGTTCCAACCCTCGATCAGCGGGAGTTGGCCCAGCGAGGATGGTTACGACCTGGCTGAGGATCTCGAGTGCTGGCCCTGGATGGAGGAGGCTGTGCCAGAAGCTGGACTCGGACTGCCTACTCCCTGTGAATTGGGCGAGGCTCCGCCACTCGAGGGTTTGGAGCAAGCTGCAGAGGACCTGCTGGTCAAGGACTTTTCTCAGTCATACGCCCCACCTACGGAGGACTCGCCAAGCGCAGGAGAAGCAGCAAGCGGAGGAGGGGCTGTACCACCTCTGGTGCCGGTAACATCCTCTGGAGggacaacatctgtggctcaAAGCGGACCCGTATGTAGTTTGCCTGTTCCGCCGCTGGTTCCGTTGGCAGGCGAGTCGACAGCTGCAGCCGAAAAGCCTGCCCGCATCTATGTGGCAAATAATCTCCTTCCCACCGCCTTGGATCCACCACTATTGGGAGGCGGTACCTCCGTCAGGGGACGTCCCTATGGAGCCAAACACTCTGGGGGAACGGCTGCCAAAAGGAAGCCTCCCCAGGGACCAAACCAAGTGCCAGAGGGCGGCAAGTGCCTCGTGGAGGGCTGCATGTTCCGCTTCAAGTCGCCTGCCACCTTGGAGTACCACGGCAGGTGCCACAATGGAGCCCTTAGCTCCACTCAACCGATGGTGTGTCCGGAGTGCAAGTCCAGCAACTTCAGCAATTGGAATTGCCTGCACACTCACCTGTGGCGCACCCACCAAATCGACATGGAGCTGTACTCGTGTCAGTTGTGCAGCTTTAAGACGCCCATCTACTCGCGCCTGGTGAACACCCACGCGAAGATCCACTCGGAGGAGCGGAACTACAAGTGCGAGCAGTGCGGCAAAGGGTTCAAGAACACCAAGCAGCTGAAGAACCACCGTCGACTGCATCGCACGCAAGGATTGGGCATGGGAAAACCGCTGAACGAACAGATTTTCCCCGGTGCAGAAGCCAATCCTGTTGTGATGCATCGCTGCGAGGATTGCGGAGCTGCCTTCAAACAGAAAAAAACCCTGAGGGAGCACCTCTGCAAGGAGCGAAACGAACAGTTGGAGTGTCCCGAGTGCCAGCGCGTCTTTGGCTCCAAGAGCAGTCTGCGGCTCCACCTGCGAAGCCACCAGGAGCAGAAGCGCTTCCGCTGCGATGCCTGCGACCATGAGGCCAGCGACCACAACGCCTTCAGGCGGCACCTGGCCACGCACAAGGAGAGGAAGAGGTACTCCTGTCCACACTGCGACTTCCGGGCCATCCAGAGCACTGCCTTTCGG ATACACCTCGAGAAGCGCCATCCAGACCAGGAGCTGTCCACAATTATCTACAAGTGCGACCAGTGCAGCTTCACCAGCATCAATCAAGGTCTGCTGCAGGTTCACCAGGCCAAGCATGAAGCCACAAATCACAGTCAAGCAATAGCTCCAGCTTCAGTTGCTGTCCAGGCGGCAAATCAATCACAGATCAAGGTGGAGAGCAGCCTGGTGCTCGCACATTCCAGTACAAACGTGGTGAAGGAGGTGATCCTGGGTCAGGCGAATGTCCTGCAGGCTACCTAG
- the LOC119552702 gene encoding cell division cycle 5-like protein codes for MPRIMIKGGVWRNTEDEILKAAVMKYGKNQWSRIASLLHRKSAKQCKARWYEWLDPSIKKTEWSREEDEKLLHLAKLMPTQWRTIAPIIGRTAAQCLERYEYLLDQAQRKEDGEDTMDDPRKLKPGEIDPNPETKPARPDPKDMDEDELEMLSEARARLANTQGKKAKRKAREKQLEEARRLATLQKRRELRAAGIGSGNRKRIKGIDYNAEIPFEKRPALGFYDTAEEHLQKNEPDFNKMRQQDLDGELRSEKEERERKRDKQKLKQRKENEVPTAMLQNMEPERKRSKLVLPTPQISDMELQQVVKLGRASEMAKEIAGESGIETTDALLADYSITPQVAATPRTPAPYTDRIMQEAQNMMALTHTETPLKGGLNTPLHESDFSGVLPKAASIATPNTVIATPFRTQREGGAATPGGFLTPSSGALVPVKGAAGATGAVNTPAYVRDKLSINPEESMGVTETPALYKNYQKQLKSTLREGLSTLPAPRNDYEIVVPEQEDSEPTETSSEPAVEDQADVDARLLAEQEARRKRELEKRSQVIQRSLPRPTEVNTKILRPQSEKQNLTEQQQAEELIKHEMITMQLYDSVKDPVPGQSQHKLEQLQSYFKANPYEDISQQELAKAKQLLNEEMEVVKERMSHGELPLDVYAQVWQECLGQVLYLPSQHRYTRANLASKKDRLESAEKRLETNRRHMAKEAKRCGKIEKKLKILTGGYQARAQVLIKQLQDTYGQIEQNSVSLSTFRFLGEQEAIAVPRRLESLQEDVRRQMDREKELQQKYASLVEERESLYSQIEHITGVRPTAQQLLPEQEA; via the exons ATGCCGCGAATAATGATCAAGGGCGGCGTGTGGCGCAACACGGAG GATGAGATCCTCAAGGCGGCCGTGATGAAATACGGCAAGAACCAGTGGAGTCGAATTGCCTCCCTGCTCCACAGGAAGTCAGCAAAGCAGTGCAAGGCGCGATGGTACGAGTGGCTGGACCCCAGCATCAAGAAGACAGAGTGGTCCCGCGAGGAGGACGAGAAGCTGCTCCACCTGGCCAAGCTGATGCCCACGCAGTGGCGCACCATCGCCCCGATCATCGGGAGAACTGCAGCCCAGTGCCTGGAGCGCTACGAGTACTTGCT CGACCAGGCCCAACGCAAAGAGGATGGCGAGGATACCATGGACGACCCGCGCAAGCTGAAGCCCGGCGAGATCGACCCCAATCCGGAGACCAAGCCGGCTCGCCCCGATCCCAAGGACATGGACGAGGACGAGCTGGAGATGCTGTCCGAGGCTCGAGCCCGTTTAGCCAATACGCAGGGAAAGAAGGCCAAGCGCAAGGCGCGCGAAAAGCAGCTGGAGGAGGCCCGTCGCCTGGCCACGCTTCAGAAGCGCCGGGAACTGCGTGCCGCCGGCATTGGCAGCGGGAATCGCAAGCGCATCAAGGGCATCGACTACAACGCAGAAATTCCCTTCGAGAAGCGACCCGCCCTCGGGTTTTACGACACTGCCGAGGAGCATCTGCAAAAGAACGAACCGGACTTCAACAAAATGCGGCAGCAAGACCTGGATGGAGAACTCCGCTCCGAAAAGGAGGAGCGCGAACGCAAGCGGGACAAGCAGAAGCTGAAGCAGCGCAAGGAGAACGAGGTGCCCACCGCCATGCTACAGAACATGGAGCCGGAGCGCAAGCGCTCCAAGCTGGTGCTGCCCACGCCTCAGATCTCCGACATGGAGCTGCAGCAGGTTGTCAAGCTGGGACGCGCCAGCGAGATGGCCAAGGAGATAGCCGGTGAGAGCGGCATCGAGACAACGGATGCTCTACTGGCTGATTACTCCATCACGCCCCAGGTGGCGGCCACTCCGCGCACACCTGCTCCGTACACCGACCGCATCATGCAGGAGGCCCAGAACATGATGGCCCTCACCCACACGGAGACGCCCCTCAAGGGCGGCCTGAACACCCCGCTGCATGAGTCCGACTTCTCCGGCGTGCTGCCCAAGGCGGCCTCCATCGCCACGCCAAACACGGTTATTGCCACGCCGTTTAGAACTCAACGCGAGGGCGGGGCAGCCACTCCAGGAGGATTCCTAACACCCTCTTCCGGCGCCCTCGTTCCGGTAAAGGGGGCTGCAGGAGCTACAGGTGCCGTCAACACGCCTGCTTACGTGCGGGACAAGCTCAGCATCAATCCCGAGGAGAGCATGGGCGTCACCGAGACCCCGGCCCTGTACAAGAACTACCAGAAGCAACTGAAGTCCACGCTGCGCGAAGGTTTATCCACACTTCCCGCTCCCCGAAACGACTATGAGATCGTTGTGCCCGAGCAGGAAGACAGCGAGCCCACAGAGACCAGCTCGGAGCCCGCCGTCGAGGATCAGGCGGATGTGGACGCCCGGCTGCTGGCCGAGCAAGAGGCAAGGCGCAAACGGGAGCTCGAGAAGCGCTCCCAGGTGATTCAGCGCAGCCTGCCACGGCCCACGGAGGTGAACACCAAGATTCTGCGGCCACAGTCCGAGAAGCAGAACCTTacggagcagcagcaggccGAGGAGCTGATTAAGCACGAGATGATCACCATGCAGT TGTATGACTCTGTGAAAGATCCTGTGCCGGGACAGTCGCAGCACAAGTTGGAACAGCTGCAGAGCTACTTTAAGGCCAATCCCTACGAGGACATCTCGCAGCAGGAGCTGGCCAAGGCCAAGCAGTTGCTGAACGAGGAAATGGAGGTGGTCAAGGAGCGCATGTCTCACGGCGAATTGCCACTAGACGTTTACGCCCAGGTTTGGCAAGAGTGTCTCGGCCAGGTGCTCTACCTGCCCTCCCAGCATCGCTATACCCGCGCCAATCTGGCCAGCAAGAAAGATCGACTGGAGTCGGCCGAGAAGCGACTGGAGACCAACCGCCGCCACATGGCCAAGGAGGCGAAGCGGTGCGGCAAGATCGAGAAGAAGCTAAAGATCCTCACCGGCGGCTACCAGGCGCGCGCCCAGGTGCTGATCAAGCAGCTTCAGGACACTTACGGCCAGATCGAGCAGAACTCGGTCTCGCTGTCCACATTCCGCTTCCTGGGCGAGCAGGAGGCCATCGCGGTGCCGCGTCGCCTGGAATCGCTGCAGGAGGATGTGCGCCGCCAGATGGACCGCGAGAAGGAGCTGCAGCAAAAGTACGCCAGCTTGGTGGAGGAGCGTGAGTCTCTCTACTCGCAAATCGAGCACATAACGGGCGTGAGGCCCACGGCCCAGCAACTCCTGCCCGAACAGGAAGCCTAG